The sequence below is a genomic window from Sphingobacterium sp. ML3W.
TTATTTGCTTTATCGATTAAACCTTGTAATACTTGCCCCTTGTTTTCCATACCCTTATCAATCATGATTTGGATACGGTTCTTCGCAATTTCTAACGATTGAATTAATGTCTCATCTTGAGAAATACAGATAGAAGCTTTGGCTTTCATCTCAGCAGTCCAATCCGTAAATGTAAAGGCTTGATCAGCTAAAAGTGTACCGATATGTACCTCAATGATTCGACCTTGGAAGACATTCTCTCCCCCAAATTGTTGTAACATTTGAGATTGTGTCGCATGAACCACATCACGGAAATCCATGTGTTGTTTCATAGTACCTTTAAAGGTTACTTTTACTGATTCTGGAATTGGCATAGACGCCTCACCAGTAGCTAATGCTAAGGCAACAGTTCCTGAGTCAGCTCCAAAAGCAACACCTTTAGACATACGTGTATGTGAATCGCCACCAATAATGATTGCCCATTCATCAATAGTAATGTCATTTAATACCTTGTGAATAACATCCGTCATCGCGTGATATTCGCCCTTAGGGTCACGAGCTGTAATTAATCCGAAGTCATTCATGAACTTCATCAATTTAGGAATATTAGCCTGCGCTTTCTTGTCCCATACAGATGCTGTGTGACAACCCGATTGGTATGCACCATCTACCGTTGGAGAAATAACTTTAGCCGCCATTGCCTCTAACTCTTGAGCAGTCATTAAACCGGTCGTATCCTGAGAGCCCACAATGTTCACTTTAACACGAACATCAGACCCAGCATGTAATACTTTTCCTGGAGTTGCACCTACCGCATTATTATTGAATATTTTCTCAACAGCTGTTAAACCTTGATTTTCAATAGAGATCTCTTTAGAAGGAGCAAATACCGTCGGAATTTCAATTCCTAAAACCCCTGCTGCAAAAGTTTGTATCTTCTTCCCAAATACAATAGCATATGATCCACCTGCTTTGATAAACTCTCTTTTTTGAGGCGTCAATGATTTAGAAATGTCAATCAATTCTTGATCTCCATTATACAATTTCGCTGTTTTCGTATTGATAGTCAAAACAGTACCTGTAGCAACCGAGTAAACCTCCTCTAAAATAGGCTCATTATCCTCATTACGCACCACTTCACCATTTGCATCTACTTTCTTTCTCCAGTTTTGAAGATCGATACCGATACCACCTGTAACATCTACTGTAGTTAAGAAAATCGGAGAAATACCATTAGTACCACCCACGATTGGAGCAATGTTGACAAATGGAATATATGGACTTGCAGGTTTACCTGTCCATAATGCGACATTGTTCACACCAGACATTCTCGAAGAACCAACACCCATTGTTCCTTTTTCAGCGATCAACATCACACTTGCATCAGGATATTGTGCCTGTAAAGCTTTAATTTCTTTTTGGGCTTCAGCTGTAATCATACACTGACCATGCAATTCACGATCAGAACGAGAATGTGCTTGGTTACCTGGAGATAATAAATCCGTTGAGATATCACCTTCACCAGCGATAAAAGTAACTACTTTTATTTCTTCTGGCACCTCTGGTAATTTAGTAAAGAATTCTGCTTGAGCGTAACTTTCTAGAATTTCTTTGGCTATTACATGACCACGATTAAACGCATCTTTCAAACGCGCTGTATCTGCCTCGTAAAGGAAAACTTGTGTTTTAAGAACTTCTGCAGCTTGTTTAGCAATAGCCACATCATGACCCAATGCTAAATCCAGCAGCACCTCAATAGAGGGACCGCCTTTCATATGAGATAACAACTCAAATGCGAAAGTTGGCGTAATTTCTGCAACCGCTTCTTCTCCAAGAATAATCTCTTTCAAGAACGTTGCTTTTACACCAGCCGCACTAGTCGTACCAGATAAAGTGTTGTAAATAAACAACTGCAGAGACTCAGCTCTATTTTCGTTGTTTAAATCTTTTATTTGAGCTATAACTTCACTTAATAATTCAGCTCCGTCAATTGGTTTAGGATTTAATCCCTGACCTTCTCGTTCTACAACCTCTTGTACGTAATCGTTGTAAATACTCATAGTATATAATTCTTTTTTATATGTTAAAGGCAGCTCAAAAAACAGCCACTGCTGCATTTTAACACGACCACACGTTTAATAATTAAGCTAAAAAAATATCATTTCATGTATTGCACGCTGATACTTAAATTTAGCTCCACATTTTCTTCATTTTGATGACCCTTTTTCGATAAAAATAAGGACCATCTCTTAGCACAAAAATACTAAAAATCAATGGTTA
It includes:
- a CDS encoding bifunctional aconitate hydratase 2/2-methylisocitrate dehydratase → MSIYNDYVQEVVEREGQGLNPKPIDGAELLSEVIAQIKDLNNENRAESLQLFIYNTLSGTTSAAGVKATFLKEIILGEEAVAEITPTFAFELLSHMKGGPSIEVLLDLALGHDVAIAKQAAEVLKTQVFLYEADTARLKDAFNRGHVIAKEILESYAQAEFFTKLPEVPEEIKVVTFIAGEGDISTDLLSPGNQAHSRSDRELHGQCMITAEAQKEIKALQAQYPDASVMLIAEKGTMGVGSSRMSGVNNVALWTGKPASPYIPFVNIAPIVGGTNGISPIFLTTVDVTGGIGIDLQNWRKKVDANGEVVRNEDNEPILEEVYSVATGTVLTINTKTAKLYNGDQELIDISKSLTPQKREFIKAGGSYAIVFGKKIQTFAAGVLGIEIPTVFAPSKEISIENQGLTAVEKIFNNNAVGATPGKVLHAGSDVRVKVNIVGSQDTTGLMTAQELEAMAAKVISPTVDGAYQSGCHTASVWDKKAQANIPKLMKFMNDFGLITARDPKGEYHAMTDVIHKVLNDITIDEWAIIIGGDSHTRMSKGVAFGADSGTVALALATGEASMPIPESVKVTFKGTMKQHMDFRDVVHATQSQMLQQFGGENVFQGRIIEVHIGTLLADQAFTFTDWTAEMKAKASICISQDETLIQSLEIAKNRIQIMIDKGMENKGQVLQGLIDKANKRIEEIRTGEKPALTPDTNAKYYAEVVIDLDIIDEPMIADPDVNNVDVSKRYTHDAIRELSYYGGAKKVDLGFVGSCMVHKDDLKIVSQMLKNVEKQHGEVKFKAPLVVASPTYNIIDELKAEGDWEYLQKYSGFEFSDILPKSNARTEYENIMYLERPGCNLCMGNQEKAAKGDTVMATSTRLFQGRVVEDRDGKKGESLLASTPVVVLSAILGRIPNMDEYKAAVEGINLTKFAPIPTK